One Halorientalis litorea DNA segment encodes these proteins:
- a CDS encoding Hsp20/alpha crystallin family protein, translating to MSKDRDDRDPIDDILREIERVMNEMMGDDIHIDRGGQAGFGSDLHLDIYEEAEAVRVVADLPGLEKDAIDLKCDGEVLTVSASSTRRDYEERVRLPVRVNEHSASATYNNGILEITFDRADDSANIDF from the coding sequence ATGAGCAAAGACCGCGACGACCGCGACCCAATCGACGACATCCTGCGGGAGATAGAGCGGGTCATGAACGAGATGATGGGCGACGACATCCACATCGACCGGGGCGGGCAGGCGGGGTTCGGCTCCGACCTCCATCTCGACATCTACGAGGAAGCGGAGGCGGTCCGAGTCGTCGCGGACCTCCCGGGGTTGGAGAAAGACGCCATCGACCTGAAATGCGACGGTGAAGTGTTGACCGTCAGTGCGTCGAGTACCCGCCGCGACTACGAGGAGCGGGTCCGCCTGCCGGTCCGCGTCAACGAACACTCCGCCAGTGCCACCTACAACAACGGTATCCTCGAAATCACCTTCGACCGGGCCGACGACTCCGCGAACATCGACTTCTGA
- a CDS encoding DUF7382 domain-containing protein, protein MFERFTEDERAIEGLPIRLVIALVVGVASLSVMMNTIAGLETLGVTELDATPEPEVVSPGQQTVTVRVVTPQGDPVSEATVVAKGGTATLANVSTARTGPDGNATLTLDPSLGPNQRDGVVEFDIKPPTGGQYTDRRANTKLLVVSA, encoded by the coding sequence ATGTTCGAACGATTCACCGAGGACGAACGCGCAATCGAGGGACTGCCCATCAGACTCGTCATCGCCCTCGTCGTGGGCGTCGCGAGCCTCAGCGTCATGATGAACACCATCGCGGGACTGGAGACGCTGGGCGTGACGGAACTCGACGCCACGCCGGAACCCGAAGTCGTCAGCCCCGGTCAGCAGACGGTCACGGTACGGGTCGTCACCCCGCAAGGCGACCCGGTTTCGGAGGCCACCGTCGTGGCGAAGGGCGGGACGGCCACGCTCGCGAACGTCTCGACGGCGAGAACCGGACCCGACGGCAACGCGACGCTGACGCTCGACCCGAGCCTCGGGCCGAACCAGCGGGACGGCGTGGTCGAGTTCGACATCAAGCCACCGACTGGGGGACAGTACACGGACCGGCGGGCGAACACCAAACTGCTCGTCGTCTCCGCGTAG
- a CDS encoding 50S ribosomal protein L16 yields MSDKPASMYREISKPAYTRREYITGIPGSKIAQHQMGDKQADPEDYPVQISLLVGEEVQLRHGSIEASRLSANRHLIKEFGEGNYKMVLRKFPHHVIRENKQATGAGADRVSDGMRQAFGKIVGTAARIGSGERLFTAYCEVDQAAEVKEAFRRAYNKISPPCRIKVERGEELLVA; encoded by the coding sequence ATGTCGGACAAACCAGCCTCGATGTACCGGGAGATCTCGAAGCCCGCGTACACGCGACGGGAGTACATCACCGGCATCCCCGGGTCGAAAATCGCACAGCACCAGATGGGCGACAAGCAGGCCGACCCCGAGGACTACCCGGTCCAGATAAGCCTCCTCGTCGGGGAGGAGGTCCAGCTTCGCCACGGGTCTATCGAGGCGTCGCGCCTCTCGGCCAACCGCCACCTCATCAAGGAGTTCGGCGAGGGCAACTACAAGATGGTCCTGCGGAAGTTCCCCCACCACGTCATCCGGGAGAACAAGCAGGCGACCGGGGCCGGTGCGGACCGTGTTTCCGACGGGATGCGACAGGCCTTCGGGAAAATCGTCGGCACCGCCGCCCGCATCGGTAGCGGCGAGCGGCTGTTCACCGCCTACTGCGAAGTCGACCAGGCCGCAGAGGTCAAAGAAGCGTTCCGTCGCGCCTACAACAAGATTTCCCCGCCCTGCCGCATCAAGGTCGAACGCGGCGAGGAACTGCTAGTCGCCTAA
- a CDS encoding CPBP family intramembrane glutamic endopeptidase: protein MADADTAPDTGRLAVFVGVLVVLAAAVVGVARLVDVSVVTLAPVYMFTPMVAGLAVCFGRNVSLASVGVSAPRTWWFVAAAVGALPLVGLTLALAVAVPGVAFDASVDPVPGIPLPGGVLGVVATFGLVLGLGVTVNALFAFGEEFGWRGYLLWELAPLGFWRASALVGLVWGLWHAPIIAAGYNFPSFPLVGVGVMTAACLSFSPVYTYAVVRAESVFAAAVLHGVFNGSAGIVVAHAVAEETAITELVASPVGLAGIAAFGLAAGGIALTGTPTLSRGFADSERPRRATQRTTAGGD, encoded by the coding sequence ATGGCTGACGCGGACACCGCTCCCGACACCGGCCGACTCGCCGTCTTCGTCGGTGTCCTCGTCGTCCTCGCGGCGGCCGTCGTCGGCGTCGCCCGACTCGTCGACGTGAGCGTCGTCACGCTCGCACCCGTGTACATGTTCACGCCGATGGTCGCTGGTCTCGCGGTCTGTTTCGGGCGGAACGTCTCGCTGGCGTCGGTCGGCGTGAGCGCGCCGCGGACGTGGTGGTTCGTGGCCGCCGCCGTGGGCGCGCTTCCGCTCGTCGGGTTGACGCTCGCGCTCGCCGTCGCCGTCCCCGGCGTCGCGTTCGACGCGTCTGTCGACCCGGTTCCGGGAATCCCCCTCCCCGGTGGCGTCCTCGGCGTCGTGGCGACGTTCGGCTTGGTCCTCGGCCTCGGCGTGACAGTCAACGCGCTGTTCGCCTTCGGCGAGGAGTTCGGCTGGCGGGGGTACCTGCTGTGGGAACTCGCACCGCTCGGCTTCTGGCGGGCGTCGGCACTCGTCGGTCTCGTCTGGGGCCTCTGGCACGCGCCGATAATCGCCGCCGGGTACAACTTCCCCTCGTTCCCGCTGGTCGGCGTCGGCGTCATGACGGCGGCGTGTCTGTCCTTCTCACCGGTGTACACCTACGCCGTCGTCCGGGCCGAGTCCGTCTTCGCCGCCGCCGTCCTCCACGGCGTGTTCAACGGCTCTGCCGGCATCGTCGTCGCGCACGCCGTCGCCGAGGAGACCGCCATCACGGAACTGGTCGCGAGTCCGGTCGGCCTCGCCGGCATCGCGGCGTTCGGACTCGCGGCGGGAGGCATCGCACTCACCGGAACGCCGACACTCTCCCGCGGGTTCGCCGACAGTGAGCGGCCCAGACGGGCGACACAGCGGACGACGGCTGGGGGCGATTGA
- a CDS encoding protein-L-isoaspartate(D-aspartate) O-methyltransferase — protein sequence MDWAARRAAMVDALETVPRHEFVPEGKRHAAYEDTPLPIGDGQTISAPHMVAVMADLLDLRAGDDTLEVGTGCGYHAAVTAELVGAEHVYSIEYHERLAEQARQRLARLGYGDVSIRVGDGAEGWAAHAPYDRVYLTCAAPELPEPVVEQTRPGGLLLAPLGDHRQTLVRARRREDGSLDREDHGGVRFVTMQ from the coding sequence ATGGACTGGGCGGCCCGGCGCGCGGCGATGGTCGACGCCCTCGAGACCGTCCCGCGACACGAGTTCGTCCCTGAGGGCAAACGTCACGCGGCCTACGAGGACACCCCACTCCCCATCGGCGACGGACAGACCATCAGTGCCCCGCACATGGTGGCGGTCATGGCCGACCTGCTCGACCTGCGGGCGGGCGACGACACGCTCGAAGTCGGTACCGGCTGTGGGTACCACGCCGCCGTCACCGCCGAACTCGTCGGAGCCGAACACGTCTACAGCATCGAGTACCACGAGCGACTCGCCGAACAGGCCCGCCAGCGTCTCGCCCGACTCGGGTACGGCGACGTGTCGATTCGCGTCGGCGACGGTGCCGAGGGATGGGCCGCACACGCCCCCTACGACCGGGTGTACTTGACTTGTGCCGCGCCCGAACTCCCGGAACCGGTCGTCGAGCAGACCCGACCCGGCGGTCTCCTCCTCGCGCCACTCGGCGACCACCGCCAGACGCTCGTCCGTGCCCGCCGCCGCGAGGACGGGTCGCTCGACCGCGAGGACCACGGCGGCGTCCGGTTCGTGACGATGCAGTGA
- a CDS encoding aminopeptidase yields MVDLHTPAETAVHQCLNLGAAESCAVVTDGSRLSIGQALYDVASDVTDDTVLLRYPPGDQHGEEPPAPVAAAMADADVVFAPTAKSLSHTAARTAATAAGARVATLPGITEDVFLTGMDADYESIAAECEAMLDRVRGSEEIHVSTPAGTDLTVSPGDREWFPDTGIVHEAGAMTNLPAGEVYVSPVDAEGRVVVDGTMMPPGLLDADRTMAFDVADGQVTAIHDSDLRAAVEEAATTAGDAAYNFAELGIGTNVAASELVGSVLLDEKAAGTVHVAIGDDHGIGGDTEAPIHLDGVLRDPTVTVDGEEIDLPEGV; encoded by the coding sequence ATGGTCGACCTGCATACGCCCGCCGAGACGGCGGTTCACCAGTGTCTGAATCTCGGTGCCGCGGAGTCCTGTGCCGTCGTCACCGACGGCTCCCGTCTGTCTATCGGGCAGGCACTCTACGACGTGGCCAGCGACGTGACCGACGACACCGTCCTCCTCCGGTACCCGCCCGGCGACCAACACGGCGAGGAGCCACCGGCCCCGGTGGCCGCCGCGATGGCCGACGCGGACGTGGTCTTCGCGCCGACGGCCAAGAGCCTGAGCCACACCGCCGCCCGCACCGCAGCCACCGCGGCCGGCGCGCGCGTCGCCACCCTCCCCGGCATCACCGAGGACGTGTTCCTCACCGGGATGGACGCCGACTACGAGTCCATCGCCGCCGAATGTGAGGCGATGCTCGACCGAGTGCGGGGAAGCGAGGAGATACACGTCTCGACGCCCGCAGGGACGGACCTCACCGTCTCCCCGGGCGACCGCGAGTGGTTCCCGGACACGGGTATCGTCCACGAGGCCGGCGCGATGACGAACCTCCCCGCCGGCGAGGTGTACGTCAGCCCCGTCGACGCCGAGGGCCGCGTCGTCGTCGACGGGACGATGATGCCTCCCGGTCTGCTCGACGCCGACCGGACGATGGCGTTCGACGTGGCCGACGGGCAGGTCACGGCCATCCACGACAGCGACCTCAGAGCGGCCGTCGAGGAGGCCGCGACGACGGCGGGCGACGCCGCCTACAACTTCGCCGAACTCGGCATCGGGACGAACGTGGCCGCCTCCGAACTCGTCGGCTCGGTCCTCCTCGACGAAAAGGCCGCCGGGACGGTCCACGTCGCCATCGGCGACGACCACGGCATCGGCGGCGACACCGAGGCCCCGATTCACCTCGACGGCGTCCTCCGTGACCCGACGGTGACCGTCGACGGCGAGGAAATCGACCTCCCCGAGGGCGTCTGA
- a CDS encoding protein-L-isoaspartate O-methyltransferase family protein, which yields MDPAVLRDDMVDSLEHESKGCVRSDAVSVAMRAVPRHEFVADDRGAYADRPFERFGTRVLAPSTAARLLEALSPDPDDSVLVVGVGVGYTAAVAAEIVGERDVHAIDITRRVVYDARENLADAGYRGVLVDRRDGADGLPEYAPYDRILLEAAAVQPPRALLDQLADDGRLVMPLGTHEQSLAVVENGDQRDGRLAAGHGTVVERLGGVAFQPMLVEGEQADTPERNRTRREDREFERRDAERRYGWEQTWIDWDEHA from the coding sequence ATGGACCCCGCGGTACTGCGGGACGACATGGTCGACAGCCTCGAACACGAGAGCAAAGGCTGTGTCCGGAGCGACGCGGTGAGCGTGGCGATGCGGGCCGTTCCGCGTCACGAGTTCGTCGCGGACGACCGGGGAGCCTACGCCGACCGCCCGTTCGAGCGGTTCGGGACGCGCGTCCTCGCGCCCAGTACTGCGGCTCGCCTGCTCGAAGCCCTCTCGCCCGACCCGGACGACTCGGTTCTCGTCGTCGGTGTCGGTGTGGGATACACCGCGGCCGTCGCCGCCGAAATCGTCGGCGAACGCGACGTCCACGCCATCGACATCACGCGCCGCGTCGTCTACGACGCCCGCGAGAACCTCGCCGACGCGGGGTACAGGGGCGTCCTCGTCGACCGTCGGGACGGGGCCGACGGCCTCCCGGAGTACGCCCCGTACGACCGGATTCTGCTGGAGGCGGCCGCCGTCCAACCGCCGCGGGCACTCCTCGACCAGTTGGCCGACGACGGCCGTCTCGTCATGCCGCTGGGCACGCACGAACAGTCCCTCGCCGTCGTCGAGAACGGCGACCAGCGCGACGGCCGGCTGGCGGCCGGCCACGGCACCGTGGTCGAACGCCTCGGCGGCGTCGCCTTCCAGCCGATGCTCGTCGAGGGCGAGCAGGCCGACACTCCCGAGCGGAACCGGACCCGCCGCGAGGACCGGGAGTTCGAACGCCGGGACGCGGAGCGACGCTACGGCTGGGAACAGACGTGGATAGACTGGGACGAACACGCCTGA
- a CDS encoding HVO_0476 family zinc finger protein — protein sequence MSHSELPDRIALTCPACSPAVETAHEVLSTGGGRVTVRCTECQHVHKETPPTEDTTDLDVVISQDGESFTATVEAPADEELAVGEEFVAETDVAIVTVRITSLELDEGRTESAPASEVETVWTREVENVSVNVTKHPKGGQHDATESLTLQVPGDYEFVVGETDELGDLEFTVEGIHVRDDAAGYDFDKLDYDGDTVVAKDVNRLYVRDETSTAWSAW from the coding sequence ATGAGCCACTCCGAGTTGCCGGACAGGATTGCCCTCACCTGTCCCGCCTGTTCGCCCGCCGTCGAGACGGCCCACGAGGTACTCTCCACCGGCGGCGGCCGGGTGACCGTCCGCTGTACCGAATGCCAACACGTCCACAAGGAGACGCCACCGACCGAGGACACGACCGACCTCGACGTGGTCATCTCACAGGACGGCGAATCGTTCACCGCCACCGTCGAGGCTCCCGCTGACGAGGAACTGGCCGTCGGCGAGGAGTTCGTCGCCGAGACGGACGTGGCTATCGTCACCGTCCGCATCACCAGCCTCGAACTGGACGAGGGCCGGACCGAATCCGCGCCCGCGTCGGAGGTCGAGACCGTCTGGACCCGTGAGGTAGAGAACGTCAGCGTCAACGTCACCAAACACCCGAAGGGGGGCCAACACGACGCCACCGAGAGCCTGACGCTACAGGTCCCCGGCGACTACGAGTTCGTCGTCGGCGAGACCGACGAACTCGGCGACCTCGAATTTACCGTCGAAGGCATCCACGTCCGCGACGACGCGGCTGGGTACGACTTCGACAAACTCGACTACGACGGCGACACCGTCGTCGCCAAGGACGTGAACCGGCTGTACGTCCGCGACGAGACTAGTACCGCGTGGTCGGCGTGGTAG
- a CDS encoding ATP-grasp domain-containing protein, with product MLRLAVTTNAETYERMQSPLRERGIDPEYVRTTERTLGLTDGTRHAEEAAEFDDFDAGFVYPSRVMEGGVADALLSVPWVNDREAILTSRNKAGVVTELDAAGVPVPDTVLVSNPADTEAVAAAFERFDPPVVVKPNSATRGVGVAKAGDLDSFLGVVDYLDLVHDYRATGDQSFLVQEYLPDARDYRVMCIDGTCVGAVERRLPDDAVAAGRWKHNVHRGADATGVTLPPELASLAERAAETLAIPWVGVDLLVTEDRAVVTETNARPTIDAATKYADGFYDDLAALVRRTAQQ from the coding sequence ATGCTCCGTCTCGCGGTGACGACGAACGCAGAAACCTACGAGCGGATGCAGTCGCCGCTCCGCGAGCGCGGTATCGACCCCGAGTACGTCCGGACGACCGAGCGGACGCTCGGGTTGACCGACGGTACCCGACACGCCGAGGAGGCCGCCGAGTTCGACGACTTCGACGCTGGGTTCGTCTACCCCTCCCGGGTCATGGAGGGCGGCGTCGCCGACGCGCTTCTCTCGGTGCCGTGGGTCAACGACCGCGAGGCGATTCTCACCTCCCGGAACAAGGCCGGCGTCGTCACCGAACTCGATGCGGCGGGCGTCCCGGTCCCGGACACCGTGCTGGTCTCGAACCCTGCCGACACCGAAGCGGTCGCGGCGGCCTTCGAGCGGTTCGACCCGCCCGTCGTCGTCAAACCTAACTCCGCGACGCGGGGCGTCGGCGTCGCCAAGGCCGGGGACCTCGACTCGTTTCTGGGCGTCGTCGACTACCTCGACTTGGTCCACGACTACCGCGCGACGGGCGACCAGTCGTTCCTCGTTCAGGAGTACCTGCCCGACGCCCGGGACTACCGCGTGATGTGTATCGACGGAACCTGCGTCGGTGCGGTCGAACGCCGACTCCCGGACGACGCGGTGGCCGCCGGCCGGTGGAAACACAACGTTCACCGCGGGGCCGACGCGACTGGTGTGACGCTCCCGCCCGAGTTGGCGTCGCTCGCCGAACGGGCCGCCGAGACGCTCGCTATCCCGTGGGTGGGCGTCGACCTCCTCGTCACCGAGGACCGAGCAGTCGTCACCGAGACGAACGCCCGCCCAACCATCGACGCGGCGACGAAGTACGCGGACGGGTTCTACGACGACCTCGCGGCCCTCGTCCGCCGGACCGCCCAGCAGTGA
- a CDS encoding type II glyceraldehyde-3-phosphate dehydrogenase has translation MIQVGINGYGTIGKRVADAVRAQPDMEVVGVAKTRPNFEAEQAVENEYPLYAAVEERVDQFAEAGIELAGEVEELVAASDIVVDTTPSGIGEQNKPMYEAHDTPALYQGGEDADLVDVSFNARANYGEAEEADHTRVVSCNTTGLSRLLAPLREEYGVEKVRATLVRRGGDPAQSSRGPINDTLPDPVTIPSHHGPDVNTIFPDLDIDTLGMKVPATLTHTHSVNVELAGDATTDEVRELLAGESRLFVLPGRLGIDGSGKLKEFALDAGRPRGDVWENAIWGESITVEGDDLYLFQAIHQESDVVPENVDAIRAVLGEADARESIERTNEALGVGFEV, from the coding sequence ATGATACAGGTCGGAATCAACGGCTACGGGACCATCGGGAAACGGGTGGCCGACGCAGTCCGGGCGCAACCGGATATGGAAGTCGTGGGCGTCGCCAAGACCCGCCCCAACTTCGAGGCCGAACAAGCCGTCGAGAACGAGTACCCGCTCTACGCCGCCGTCGAGGAGCGCGTCGACCAGTTCGCCGAGGCCGGCATCGAGTTGGCCGGCGAAGTCGAGGAACTGGTGGCGGCGAGCGACATCGTGGTCGACACCACGCCTTCCGGCATCGGTGAGCAGAACAAGCCGATGTACGAGGCCCACGACACGCCCGCACTCTATCAGGGCGGCGAGGACGCGGACCTCGTGGACGTGAGTTTCAACGCCCGCGCGAACTACGGCGAGGCCGAAGAGGCCGACCACACCCGCGTCGTCTCCTGTAACACGACGGGGCTCTCCCGACTGCTCGCACCCCTCCGCGAGGAGTACGGTGTCGAGAAGGTCCGCGCGACGCTGGTCCGACGGGGCGGTGACCCCGCACAGTCCTCGCGGGGTCCCATCAACGACACGCTCCCGGACCCGGTGACCATCCCCTCGCACCACGGGCCGGACGTGAACACCATCTTCCCGGACCTCGACATCGACACCCTCGGGATGAAGGTGCCCGCGACGCTGACACACACCCACAGCGTCAACGTCGAACTCGCCGGGGACGCGACGACCGACGAGGTGCGCGAACTGCTGGCGGGCGAGTCACGCCTGTTCGTCCTCCCCGGGCGTCTCGGTATCGACGGGTCGGGGAAACTCAAAGAGTTCGCCCTCGACGCGGGCCGCCCGCGGGGCGACGTCTGGGAGAACGCGATTTGGGGCGAGTCGATAACCGTCGAAGGGGACGACCTGTACCTGTTCCAAGCCATCCATCAGGAGTCGGACGTGGTGCCCGAGAACGTCGACGCGATTCGTGCGGTGCTGGGCGAGGCCGACGCCCGCGAGAGCATCGAGCGCACCAACGAGGCGTTGGGCGTCGGTTTCGAGGTCTGA